The sequence ATACCCCGACAGAGAGTCTCCCCGGAGCCGAGGAAGGAGTAAGGGCCGTCCCCTAACAGCCCCTTTCCAAACCCCTCGCGCCGGATAGGGCTTACAAATTCGATGGTATGCATCTTACCCCACTTCCATTCCTTGGGATCCTTGCCGAGGGAGGCCCGGAGTTTATTTACCGCAGTCAAGGCGGCTTGATGGAAAAGGGTGTCCCTGGTTTCTTTGACATCTTTGGTTAGGATATTATCAAACCAGGACGACGTTCCTTCGAGCACCATCTGCTGCAGCCTTTCCTGCCAAAAATACCAATTATTCAGC is a genomic window of Deltaproteobacteria bacterium containing:
- a CDS encoding penicillin acylase family protein, with protein sequence LNNWYFWQERLQQMVLEGTSSWFDNILTKDVKETRDTLFHQAALTAVNKLRASLGKDPKEWKWGKMHTIEFVSPIRREGFGKGLLGDGPYSFLGSGETLCRGIYEFKDPFRVTLSASLRMVVDLSDDDKVLAVLPGGVSGRLFHPHNKDQIKAFINGDKVYWWFSDKAIQEHKKTTLLLKP